The proteins below are encoded in one region of Bacteroides uniformis:
- a CDS encoding alpha-isopropylmalate synthase regulatory domain-containing protein has translation MKHNHPKIEIMDTTLRDGEQTSGVSFVPHEKLMIARLLLEELKVDRVEVASARVSEGEFDAVKMICDWAARRNLLPRVEVLGFVDGHTSVDWIHATGCRVINLLCKGSLKHCTYQLKKTPEEHIEDILSVVDYANEQDMVVNVYLEDWSNGMKDSPEYVFRLMDALEQTNIRRYMLPDTLGVLNPLQVIEFMRKMVKRYPHAHFDFHAHNDYDLAVSNVLAAVLSGCKGLHTTINGLGERAGNAPLASVQAILKDHFNAITNIDESRLNDVSRVVESYSGIVIPANKPIVGENVFTQVAGVHADGDNKSNLYCNDLLPERFGRKREYALGKNSGKANIRKNLEDLGLQLDEDAMRKVTERIIELGDKKELVTQEDLPYIVSDVLKHGMAEERVSLKSYIVNLAYGLKPMATLKIEINGKEYEESSSGDGQYDAFVRALRKIYKVTLGRKFPMLTNYAVTIPPGGRTDAFVQTVITWSFEDTIFRTRGLDADQTEAAIKATVKMLNIIEDEYES, from the coding sequence ATGAAGCATAATCATCCGAAGATAGAAATCATGGACACTACGCTCCGCGACGGTGAACAGACCAGCGGAGTCTCCTTTGTGCCCCATGAGAAGCTGATGATTGCCCGTTTGTTACTGGAGGAATTGAAGGTAGACCGGGTGGAGGTGGCTTCTGCGCGGGTATCCGAAGGAGAGTTTGATGCCGTAAAAATGATTTGTGACTGGGCGGCACGCCGTAATCTGTTGCCAAGAGTAGAAGTGCTTGGCTTTGTAGATGGCCACACGTCGGTGGACTGGATACATGCGACCGGTTGCCGTGTCATCAATCTGCTGTGCAAAGGCTCGCTGAAGCATTGCACCTACCAGTTGAAGAAGACTCCCGAAGAGCATATCGAGGATATTCTGTCCGTAGTGGATTACGCCAACGAGCAGGATATGGTAGTGAATGTCTATCTGGAAGACTGGAGCAACGGCATGAAAGATTCTCCGGAATATGTGTTCCGTCTGATGGACGCCTTGGAGCAGACCAATATCCGCCGCTATATGTTGCCTGACACGTTGGGCGTATTGAACCCGCTGCAGGTCATCGAGTTCATGCGCAAGATGGTGAAACGCTATCCGCATGCCCATTTTGACTTCCATGCCCACAATGACTATGACCTTGCCGTGAGCAATGTGCTTGCCGCCGTACTTAGCGGTTGCAAGGGACTGCATACTACCATTAACGGCCTGGGCGAACGCGCCGGCAATGCTCCGCTTGCCAGTGTGCAGGCTATCCTGAAAGACCACTTCAATGCCATTACCAACATTGACGAAAGCCGCCTGAACGACGTAAGCCGTGTGGTGGAGTCCTACTCGGGCATCGTCATTCCCGCCAATAAACCGATTGTTGGCGAGAATGTATTTACCCAAGTGGCAGGCGTCCATGCCGACGGTGACAATAAAAGTAACCTCTACTGCAACGACCTCCTGCCCGAACGCTTTGGTCGCAAGCGAGAGTATGCCCTGGGCAAGAACAGCGGTAAAGCCAATATCCGGAAGAATCTGGAGGACTTGGGGTTACAACTGGATGAAGATGCCATGCGCAAAGTGACCGAACGCATCATTGAGTTGGGCGACAAGAAAGAGCTGGTGACGCAAGAAGACCTGCCCTATATCGTTTCGGACGTACTGAAGCACGGAATGGCAGAAGAACGCGTCAGCCTTAAGAGCTATATTGTGAATCTGGCGTATGGATTGAAGCCGATGGCTACGTTGAAGATAGAAATTAACGGAAAGGAATATGAGGAAAGTTCCAGTGGAGATGGCCAGTATGATGCTTTTGTGCGCGCCTTGCGCAAGATATATAAAGTGACACTGGGTCGTAAGTTCCCGATGCTGACGAACTATGCCGTGACTATTCCTCCCGGTGGGCGTACCGATGCCTTTGTGCAGACGGTTATTACCTGGAGTTTTGAAGATACGATATTCCGTACACGCGGATTGGACGCAGACCAGACGGAAGCAGCCATCAAGGCGACGGTGAAGATGCTGAATATCATAGAAGACGAATACGAATCATAA